ACGCTTTGCCGCTGATGCCGCTGGTCTTCACCCCGATTTTACTGGTGCTGATGCTGGTTTTCGGCCACATCTCCTGGCAAAACTATATTGGTGAATCTCACTGGCTGCTGTGGCTGCTCGGTCCGGCGACCATCGCCTTTGCTGTTCCGGTTTACGATAATCTCGCGATCATCAAACGTCACTGGATGTCGCTCACCGCGGGCGTGGTGACGGCCACGGTGGTGGCGGTGACCAGCTCCGTGTGGCTGGCGCGGTTGTTCACGCTGTCCGATGAGATCCAGCGCAGTCTGGCGGTGCGTTCCGTCACCACGCCCTTTGCGCTGGCGGCGGCGAAACCTCTCGGCGGGCAGCCGGATCTGGTGGCGCTGTTTGTCGTCGTAACCGGCGTGTTTGGCATGGCGGTGGGCGATATGCTGTTTTTACGTCTGTCGATTCGTGAAGGGATGGCGAAAGGGGCCGGATTTGGCGCGGCGTCGCACGGCGCGGGAACCGCACGGTCGTATGAAATCGGTCAGCAGGAAGGTGTGGTCGCCAGCCTGGTGATGATGCTCTCCGGCGTGACGATGGTGCTGGTTGCGCCGCTGGTGGCGTGGGTGATGTTTTGAAAAGAATCCCCGGCCAGAGCGGCCGG
Above is a window of Lelliottia jeotgali DNA encoding:
- a CDS encoding CidA-associated membrane protein CidB, with amino-acid sequence MTNFQISVLCLLVTLVIYFANKRLYRRFHALPLMPLVFTPILLVLMLVFGHISWQNYIGESHWLLWLLGPATIAFAVPVYDNLAIIKRHWMSLTAGVVTATVVAVTSSVWLARLFTLSDEIQRSLAVRSVTTPFALAAAKPLGGQPDLVALFVVVTGVFGMAVGDMLFLRLSIREGMAKGAGFGAASHGAGTARSYEIGQQEGVVASLVMMLSGVTMVLVAPLVAWVMF